Proteins from one Catenulispora sp. GP43 genomic window:
- a CDS encoding GNAT family N-acetyltransferase — MGKVSYRYAHIEDLDAPTIYALLRLRQEVFIVEWGSSHLDIDGRDTEPSSVHLWAERDGDVLAAVRVVQESDDTLRIERLATRFGARGRGIAGRLLDYAVKMAGERRLLIDVPTALEPWAERFGFARDGDPFIAEGVQQVTMFH, encoded by the coding sequence GGACCTCGACGCGCCGACCATCTACGCCCTGCTGCGGTTGCGGCAGGAGGTCTTCATCGTCGAATGGGGCAGTTCGCACCTGGACATCGACGGCCGGGACACCGAGCCGTCCAGCGTGCACCTGTGGGCCGAGCGCGACGGGGACGTGCTGGCCGCCGTGCGCGTGGTCCAGGAGTCGGACGACACCCTGCGGATAGAACGGCTCGCCACCCGCTTCGGCGCGCGCGGCCGCGGCATAGCCGGGCGGCTGCTGGACTACGCTGTGAAGATGGCCGGCGAGCGGCGGCTGCTGATCGACGTCCCGACCGCGCTGGAGCCCTGGGCCGAGCGCTTCGGGTTCGCCCGGGACGGCGATCCGTTCATCGCCGAGGGTGTCCAGCAGGTGACCATGTTCCACTGA
- a CDS encoding precorrin-6Y C5,15-methyltransferase (decarboxylating) subunit CbiT: MTAGRHGAAGPAIAQAAAAVAVVGYDGSLPGPVVRRVLESSELVVGVARHLDGIGVPEHVRRILLGEDNRLAYARLTAHLTDPKAGPAVVVTAGDPGFFGVLRDLRESGFEVVGYPAPGPVAATLGRLGLPWDDAVVVCVTDDRSLQRAANTARAHPKVAIVAAPEFPPHRVASALRGAQRAFIVAQHLGEPDERIEKLSPTEAAARVVWGAADAILVLDEERLSPDSPHDPRWGSGWVSAWAGPSAGWAVPDNAFVARGPQVLPAEIRALILARLAPRLGAMVWEVAAGAGALAVECARLGAAVIAVERDPDACERISLNAVMHGVDVEVVSGLAPAALATLPRPDSVFVGTERAEIVRACATTGARTVVTAVTALDRLPAIRQALRIGDRRVDGVQLQASRLAPRPGDALRLAPAAPVFVLWGELG; this comes from the coding sequence GTGACCGCCGGCCGGCACGGGGCCGCGGGGCCGGCGATAGCCCAGGCCGCGGCGGCGGTCGCGGTCGTCGGCTACGACGGATCACTGCCGGGGCCGGTGGTCCGCCGGGTCCTGGAGTCCTCCGAACTGGTCGTGGGGGTGGCGCGCCACCTCGACGGGATCGGCGTGCCCGAGCACGTGCGGCGGATCCTGCTGGGCGAGGACAACCGCCTGGCCTACGCCCGGCTCACCGCGCACCTGACCGATCCGAAGGCCGGCCCGGCGGTGGTGGTGACCGCCGGGGACCCCGGGTTCTTCGGCGTGCTGCGCGATCTGCGCGAATCAGGCTTCGAGGTCGTCGGCTACCCGGCGCCCGGCCCGGTGGCCGCCACCCTGGGGCGCCTGGGGCTGCCCTGGGACGACGCGGTCGTGGTCTGCGTGACCGACGACCGCTCGCTGCAGCGCGCCGCCAACACCGCCCGCGCGCACCCCAAGGTGGCCATCGTGGCCGCCCCGGAGTTCCCGCCGCACCGCGTCGCCTCGGCCCTGCGCGGCGCCCAGCGCGCCTTCATCGTGGCCCAGCACCTCGGGGAGCCCGACGAGCGGATCGAGAAGCTCTCGCCGACCGAGGCGGCCGCGCGCGTCGTCTGGGGCGCCGCGGACGCGATCCTGGTGCTGGACGAGGAGCGGCTGAGCCCGGACTCCCCGCACGACCCGCGCTGGGGTTCGGGCTGGGTGTCGGCCTGGGCCGGGCCCTCGGCCGGCTGGGCGGTGCCGGACAACGCGTTCGTGGCCCGCGGTCCGCAGGTCCTGCCCGCTGAAATCAGGGCCTTGATACTCGCGCGGCTGGCACCGCGGCTGGGCGCGATGGTGTGGGAGGTCGCGGCCGGGGCCGGGGCGCTGGCCGTGGAGTGCGCGCGGCTGGGCGCGGCGGTGATCGCGGTGGAGCGTGATCCGGACGCCTGCGAGCGGATATCGCTGAACGCGGTGATGCACGGCGTGGACGTCGAGGTGGTCAGCGGCCTGGCGCCGGCGGCCCTGGCCACGCTGCCGCGCCCGGACTCGGTGTTCGTGGGGACCGAGCGCGCCGAGATCGTCCGGGCGTGCGCCACCACCGGCGCGCGCACCGTCGTCACCGCGGTCACCGCGCTGGACCGGCTGCCGGCCATCCGGCAGGCGCTGCGGATCGGCGACCGCCGGGTGGACGGCGTGCAGTTGCAGGCCTCCAGGCTGGCGCCCCGGCCCGGGGACGCGCTCCGGCTGGCTCCGGCGGCGCCGGTATTCGTTCTTTGGGGTGAGCTTGGGTGA